One genomic window of Hymenobacter sp. J193 includes the following:
- a CDS encoding NADPH-dependent F420 reductase, which produces MNIGIIGAGHIGSALAGRLTSLGHSVYIANSRGPETLQDLAQKTGATPVTTQEAAQRGTDLIVVTIPLKNIPDLPKDLLAGVPAEVPIIDTSNYYPLLRDGQLPELETGDLTESGWVQQHLGRPVVKVFNNILADHLAQPGQPAGTPGRVALPVASDDAAAKQKVMQLVEELGYDAIDAGSLRESWRQQPGGPIYCNDLPADKLREQLTSLGTERTPEQHAEFLANQAKQEQAMAAQGIKL; this is translated from the coding sequence ATGAACATCGGAATCATTGGCGCCGGCCACATCGGCAGCGCCCTTGCCGGGCGGCTCACCAGCCTCGGCCATTCGGTATACATTGCCAACTCCCGCGGCCCCGAGACGCTGCAGGACCTGGCCCAGAAAACCGGCGCTACGCCCGTCACCACCCAGGAAGCGGCTCAGCGCGGCACCGACCTCATCGTGGTAACCATCCCGCTCAAGAACATTCCCGACCTGCCCAAAGACCTGCTGGCGGGCGTGCCGGCCGAGGTGCCCATCATCGACACCAGCAACTACTACCCGCTGCTGCGCGATGGCCAGCTGCCGGAGCTGGAAACCGGCGACCTGACCGAAAGCGGCTGGGTGCAGCAGCACCTGGGCCGCCCCGTAGTGAAGGTGTTCAACAACATCCTCGCCGACCACCTCGCCCAGCCGGGGCAGCCCGCCGGTACGCCCGGCCGCGTTGCCCTGCCCGTCGCCTCCGATGATGCCGCTGCCAAGCAGAAAGTAATGCAGCTGGTAGAAGAGCTGGGCTACGACGCCATTGACGCCGGCAGCCTGCGCGAATCGTGGCGGCAGCAGCCCGGCGGCCCCATCTACTGCAACGACCTGCCGGCCGACAAGCTACGCGAGCAGCTGACCAGCCTCGGCACCGAGCGCACGCCGGAGCAGCACGCCGAGTTCCTGGCCAACCAGGCCAAGCAGGAGCAGGCTATGGCGGCGCAGGGCATAAAGCTGTAG